A section of the Streptomyces xinghaiensis S187 genome encodes:
- a CDS encoding NUDIX hydrolase: protein MAEEWRKVARVVLLDPADRILLLHGHEPADPRRSWWFTPGGGVEPGESREEAARRELAEETGITEVELGPVLWRRACSFPFDGRRWNQDEWYYLGRTGQTGTDDTGRTELERRSITGLRWWTSGELSTLRETVYPTKLAELLRTLLAEGPPSAPVVLEAERA from the coding sequence GTGGCTGAGGAGTGGCGGAAGGTCGCGCGCGTCGTCCTGCTCGACCCCGCCGACCGGATCCTGCTGCTGCACGGACACGAACCCGCCGATCCCCGGCGTTCCTGGTGGTTCACCCCCGGCGGCGGGGTCGAGCCCGGGGAGAGCCGGGAGGAGGCGGCCCGGCGCGAACTGGCCGAGGAGACGGGGATCACGGAGGTCGAGCTGGGGCCCGTGCTCTGGCGGCGCGCCTGCTCCTTCCCGTTCGACGGACGCCGCTGGAACCAGGACGAGTGGTACTACCTGGGCAGGACCGGGCAGACCGGCACCGACGACACCGGCCGCACCGAACTGGAACGGCGCAGTATCACCGGCCTCCGGTGGTGGACCTCCGGGGAACTGTCCACGCTGCGTGAGACGGTGTATCCGACCAAGCTCGCGGAGCTGCTGCGCACGCTGCTCGCCGAGGGTCCTCCGAGTGCGCCCGTGGTCCTGGAGGCGGAACGGGCCTGA
- the lepB gene encoding signal peptidase I: MAVGARTGQDEPEERPEDGERYGDPDGGEEGAVKGKKQRSFWKELPILIGIALLLALLIKTFLLQAFSIPSDSMQNTLQRGDRVLVDKLTPWFGSEPERGEVVVFHDPGRWLGEMPETESGPVASAVRNVLSAVGLMPSAEDKDLIKRVIGVGGDTVECKKTGPVEVNGRALDETYLHPGDTPCGDKEFGPIKIPEDRIWVMGDHRQNSLDSRYHQDLPGNGTVPVDEVVGRAVVVAWPLDRWSTLPVPDTFDQKGLNAVAAGAAPAALGFAGAVPLVLWRRRRLLARDAGGAAGTSPMAASGAAPVTVTEKPERDG; this comes from the coding sequence GTGGCCGTCGGCGCACGAACCGGTCAGGACGAACCCGAGGAGCGCCCGGAGGACGGGGAGCGTTACGGAGACCCGGACGGCGGTGAGGAAGGCGCTGTGAAGGGGAAGAAGCAGCGGTCCTTCTGGAAGGAGTTGCCGATCCTCATCGGGATCGCGCTGCTCCTGGCCCTTCTCATCAAGACCTTCCTGCTGCAGGCCTTCTCGATCCCCTCCGACTCGATGCAGAACACGCTGCAGCGCGGGGACCGGGTGCTGGTGGACAAGCTGACCCCCTGGTTCGGTTCCGAACCGGAGCGGGGCGAGGTCGTCGTCTTCCACGACCCCGGCCGCTGGCTCGGGGAGATGCCCGAGACCGAGTCCGGTCCGGTCGCCTCCGCGGTGCGCAATGTCCTCAGCGCCGTCGGGCTGATGCCGTCCGCGGAGGACAAGGACCTGATCAAGCGGGTCATCGGGGTGGGCGGCGACACAGTCGAGTGCAAGAAGACCGGTCCCGTCGAGGTCAACGGCAGGGCGCTCGACGAGACGTACCTCCACCCCGGGGACACGCCCTGCGGGGACAAGGAGTTCGGCCCGATCAAGATTCCGGAGGACCGGATCTGGGTGATGGGCGACCACCGTCAGAACTCCCTCGACTCCCGCTACCACCAGGACCTCCCCGGGAACGGCACCGTCCCGGTCGACGAGGTGGTGGGACGCGCGGTGGTCGTGGCCTGGCCGCTCGACCGCTGGTCCACCCTCCCCGTCCCGGACACCTTCGACCAGAAGGGACTGAACGCCGTGGCCGCCGGGGCGGCCCCCGCTGCCCTCGGGTTCGCCGGTGCGGTGCCGCTGGTGCTGTGGCGCCGCCGGCGGCTGCTCGCGCGGGACGCGGGCGGGGCGGCCGGTACGTCACCCATGGCGGCGTCCGGTGCGGCGCCCGTGACGGTGACGGAAAAGCCGGAGCGGGACGGCTGA
- a CDS encoding YraN family protein: MNARGALGRYGEDLAARRLADAGMTVLERNWRCREGEIDIVARDGDALVICEVKTRRAGGREHPMAGVPVRKAARLRRLAARWLLERWPAPQPPPGGVRIDLVGVLLPGRGAPVVEHARGVA, translated from the coding sequence ATGAACGCGCGAGGAGCGCTCGGCCGCTACGGAGAAGACCTGGCGGCCCGACGGCTGGCCGATGCCGGCATGACGGTGCTGGAGCGCAACTGGCGCTGCCGCGAGGGCGAGATCGACATCGTCGCCCGGGACGGCGACGCCCTGGTGATCTGCGAGGTCAAGACCCGAAGGGCCGGTGGCCGCGAGCACCCCATGGCGGGCGTACCGGTCCGCAAGGCGGCGCGGCTGCGACGGCTCGCGGCGCGATGGCTGCTGGAGCGCTGGCCGGCGCCGCAGCCGCCGCCCGGAGGGGTCCGGATCGACCTGGTGGGTGTCCTGCTGCCGGGGCGCGGTGCACCCGTGGTCGAGCATGCGCGGGGGGTGGCCTGA
- a CDS encoding DUF2469 domain-containing protein, which yields MSAEDLEKYETEMELKLYREYRDVVGLFKYVIETERRFYLTNAYEMQVHSVQGEVFFEISMADAWVWDMYRPARFVKQVRVLTFKDVNIEELNKSDLELPDESGFNR from the coding sequence ATGAGCGCCGAAGACCTCGAAAAGTACGAGACCGAGATGGAGCTGAAGCTCTACCGGGAGTACCGCGACGTCGTCGGCCTGTTCAAGTACGTGATCGAGACCGAGCGGCGTTTCTATCTGACGAACGCCTACGAGATGCAGGTGCACTCGGTGCAGGGGGAGGTCTTCTTCGAGATCTCCATGGCGGACGCCTGGGTGTGGGACATGTACCGGCCCGCCCGGTTCGTGAAGCAGGTCCGGGTGCTGACCTTCAAGGACGTGAACATCGAGGAGCTCAACAAGAGCGACCTCGAACTGCCGGACGAGTCCGGCTTCAACCGGTGA
- the lepB gene encoding signal peptidase I encodes MTTAGRTAGGRRTAGGILSGLAVAVGCVLFLGGFVWAALLYQPYTVPTDSMEPTVNAGDRVLAQRIDGEEVRRGDVVVFTDSTWGDLPMIKRVVGVGGDKVVCCDADGRLTVNGEPLEEPYLRSTGPASPMEFTAEVPRGSVFLLGDRRNTSLDSREHLTDGGQGAVPAGAVSARVDAAVWPAGSFGMVSRPAPFAELSGGVSEPGPLRPLSLAAAAGVVLILAGAVHGPLARRAERRRAAGTGG; translated from the coding sequence ATGACGACAGCGGGACGGACGGCCGGCGGCCGTCGCACAGCGGGCGGGATCCTGTCCGGACTGGCGGTGGCCGTCGGCTGTGTGCTGTTCCTGGGCGGATTCGTCTGGGCGGCACTGCTCTACCAGCCCTACACCGTCCCGACGGACTCCATGGAGCCGACCGTCAACGCGGGTGACCGCGTACTGGCGCAGCGGATCGACGGCGAAGAGGTCCGCCGCGGCGATGTGGTGGTCTTCACCGACTCGACCTGGGGCGACCTCCCCATGATCAAGCGAGTGGTGGGGGTCGGCGGGGACAAGGTCGTCTGCTGCGACGCGGACGGCCGGCTGACCGTGAACGGCGAACCGCTCGAAGAACCGTATCTGCGGAGCACCGGGCCCGCCTCTCCGATGGAGTTCACCGCGGAGGTGCCCCGCGGGAGCGTGTTCCTCCTGGGCGACCGGCGGAACACCTCCCTGGACTCGCGGGAGCATCTGACCGACGGCGGCCAGGGCGCGGTGCCCGCCGGCGCGGTGAGCGCCCGGGTGGACGCCGCGGTCTGGCCGGCCGGCTCCTTCGGCATGGTTTCCCGTCCCGCGCCCTTCGCGGAGCTTTCCGGCGGGGTGTCCGAGCCCGGCCCGCTGCGGCCGCTCTCCCTGGCCGCCGCCGCGGGCGTGGTGCTGATCCTCGCGGGGGCCGTGCACGGGCCGCTGGCCCGCCGGGCCGAGCGGCGGCGCGCGGCGGGGACCGGTGGCTGA